The proteins below are encoded in one region of Bremerella sp. P1:
- a CDS encoding arylsulfatase, whose translation MHRLVLLLAGLLFLVPSVARAADDAKPNVIFIYVDDLGYGDLGCFGQQKIATPKLDQMAGDGMKLTSFYAGCTVCRPSRLVLWTGRSLGHQPINDNKPYTMKPSDHTIAELMKEQGYTTGGVGKWAMGEPGSGGEPIYHGFDFWCGYLNQSNAHNYYPPNIWRCEGDKVEELPLPGNVLMDDKNARGRVAKLDARKTYSHDVMTQEAFDFVRRNADKPFLLHIHWTIPHANNEGGRVTGNGSEVPSYGQYADKDWPAPEKGFAAMVTHMDSDVGKLRDLLKELKIEDNTLLIFTSDNGPHQEGGHKVDFFDSNGPLKGYKRTVYEGGIRVPFIAVWPGKIAPGTESGITFNAYDVMATYADLTNAKVVPLNDGLSFLPTLLNKQQKVVVANRKPDPKQRISYSSFAKMEAARQGEFKAVRQAPDKPIELYNLQEDIGETTDIAKDHPTIVQMMADFMKEAKEPLE comes from the coding sequence ATGCATCGTTTGGTTTTGCTGCTTGCTGGTTTGCTGTTCTTGGTTCCTTCGGTCGCGCGTGCGGCGGATGATGCCAAGCCGAACGTGATTTTCATCTACGTCGACGACCTCGGTTATGGCGACCTGGGCTGTTTCGGCCAGCAGAAGATCGCGACGCCGAAGCTCGATCAGATGGCCGGCGATGGGATGAAGCTGACCAGCTTCTACGCTGGCTGCACGGTCTGTCGTCCTTCGCGGCTGGTGCTGTGGACCGGTCGAAGTCTGGGGCATCAGCCGATCAACGACAACAAACCGTACACGATGAAGCCGTCCGATCACACGATCGCCGAGCTGATGAAAGAGCAAGGCTACACCACCGGCGGCGTCGGCAAGTGGGCGATGGGTGAGCCTGGCAGCGGCGGCGAACCGATCTATCACGGCTTCGACTTCTGGTGCGGGTACCTCAACCAAAGCAACGCCCACAACTATTACCCGCCCAATATCTGGCGCTGCGAAGGGGACAAGGTCGAAGAGCTTCCCTTGCCGGGCAATGTCCTGATGGACGACAAGAATGCCCGCGGCCGTGTGGCCAAGCTCGATGCCCGCAAGACCTACTCGCACGACGTGATGACCCAGGAAGCGTTCGACTTCGTTCGCCGCAATGCCGACAAGCCGTTTCTGCTACACATTCACTGGACGATCCCGCATGCCAACAACGAAGGGGGCCGCGTCACCGGCAACGGCAGCGAGGTGCCCAGCTACGGTCAGTACGCCGACAAGGATTGGCCCGCACCGGAAAAAGGTTTCGCTGCGATGGTCACGCACATGGACAGCGACGTCGGTAAGCTGCGCGACCTTTTGAAGGAACTGAAGATCGAAGACAACACGCTGCTGATCTTCACTTCCGACAATGGCCCGCATCAGGAAGGGGGACACAAGGTCGACTTCTTCGATAGCAACGGCCCGCTCAAGGGATACAAGCGAACCGTCTACGAAGGCGGCATCCGCGTGCCGTTCATCGCCGTCTGGCCCGGCAAGATCGCACCCGGCACCGAGTCTGGCATCACCTTCAACGCCTACGATGTGATGGCCACTTACGCCGATCTGACCAATGCCAAGGTGGTGCCGCTGAACGACGGCCTCAGCTTCCTGCCAACGTTGCTCAACAAGCAGCAGAAGGTGGTCGTCGCAAACCGCAAGCCTGACCCGAAGCAGCGGATCTCGTATTCGTCCTTCGCCAAGATGGAAGCGGCCCGGCAAGGAGAATTCAAAGCCGTTCGCCAGGCCCCAGACAAACCGATCGAGCTATACAACTTGCAGGAAGACATCGGCGAAACAACCGACATCGCCAAGGATCATCCCACGATTGTCCAGATGATGGCCGACTTCATGAAGGAAGCGAAAGAGCCTCTGGAGTAG
- a CDS encoding exo-alpha-sialidase, producing MMRQRLGLAACFAMLMVVGNGIAATKSANAEEKTPADQTTIMLKGDWVPAHPHDIDFDRLPRVPSQHVVVSDVRKAKGVHQHNYLAFHEGQFWIMWSNGPGIEDQAGQRVSYATSPDGLTWSKPKFLSPVPPHSGKDSKVYGTRSPDGFRWIARGFWQRDGELYALASLDQSAGFFGPGLELHAFRWDNQAQAWGDSQVIQDNAINNFPPKKIPSGQWMMSRRMHDYKKSGVQFLVGGVEAIDEWDSVPVFKSDAELAAEEPYWWVLPDNQRMVALFRDNHKSGYLYRSFSEDQGKSWSPPHRTDFPDARSKFSGVRLEDGRYVLVSNPHPKRRDPLAISISDDGVVFTKMGYLIGGRHVDYPHVIQHGSDLLVAFAGGKQTVEVLKIKLEDLNKLEMPNQPLVKP from the coding sequence ATGATGAGACAGCGTTTGGGTCTGGCGGCATGTTTCGCGATGCTGATGGTCGTTGGCAATGGGATCGCTGCGACTAAGTCAGCAAACGCCGAAGAGAAGACGCCTGCCGACCAGACGACGATCATGCTGAAAGGAGACTGGGTTCCCGCGCATCCGCATGACATCGACTTCGATCGCTTGCCGCGCGTTCCTTCGCAACATGTCGTGGTGAGTGATGTGCGGAAGGCGAAAGGTGTTCATCAGCATAATTACCTGGCCTTTCACGAGGGTCAGTTCTGGATCATGTGGAGCAACGGCCCTGGCATTGAAGATCAGGCAGGGCAGCGCGTTTCGTATGCGACCAGCCCCGATGGATTGACCTGGAGCAAGCCCAAGTTCCTTTCGCCCGTGCCGCCCCATTCCGGCAAGGACTCGAAGGTCTACGGCACGCGCAGCCCCGATGGGTTCCGCTGGATTGCTCGCGGCTTCTGGCAGCGCGACGGCGAGCTGTACGCGCTGGCGTCACTCGATCAGTCGGCTGGCTTCTTTGGGCCCGGCCTCGAGCTGCATGCGTTTCGTTGGGATAACCAAGCCCAGGCCTGGGGCGATTCGCAGGTCATCCAAGACAACGCGATCAATAACTTCCCGCCCAAGAAGATACCTTCCGGTCAGTGGATGATGTCTCGCCGCATGCACGACTACAAAAAGTCAGGCGTGCAGTTCTTGGTCGGCGGCGTCGAAGCGATCGACGAGTGGGACTCGGTGCCGGTCTTCAAGTCCGATGCTGAGTTAGCCGCGGAAGAGCCGTATTGGTGGGTGCTGCCGGACAATCAGCGAATGGTGGCCCTGTTCCGCGATAACCACAAAAGCGGCTACCTCTATCGCTCGTTCTCGGAAGATCAGGGCAAGAGCTGGTCCCCTCCGCATCGCACCGACTTTCCCGATGCTCGGTCGAAGTTTAGTGGCGTTCGCCTGGAAGATGGCCGCTACGTGCTGGTCTCGAACCCGCATCCGAAGCGCCGCGATCCGCTGGCCATTTCGATCAGCGACGATGGGGTTGTCTTCACCAAGATGGGCTATCTGATCGGCGGCAGGCATGTCGACTACCCGCACGTGATCCAGCATGGCAGCGACCTGCTGGTGGCCTTCGCCGGAGGCAAACAAACCGTCGAGGTGCTGAAGATCAAGCTGGAAGACTTGAACAAGCTGGAAATGCCGAATCAACCGCTGGTAAAGCCGTAA
- a CDS encoding glycerophosphodiester phosphodiesterase: protein MNSRLTATSQAFSSCWKTLFATDLLYKILAFILLTPLLGSLFRFLLATFGDEVLSDVEIAMFFLGPAGWLCLIVVGSLWLGIVFLEQTSLLGILAAKHVGRTVTPIGALRYAVAHAASVVRLTMRILLLIIAAVVPFLVVAAIVYFSLLTEYDINYYLKESPPVFRISVGIGVVLAIGLVSVLLWMITSYFFALPLLLFEQRSPSEALQESRRRVLGHKRIIFAWLVGWAVAIVIVSAIASAIVTWCSQQLMPDSTTSLHWLVVAIGVSMLLLTVVNLASNLLGTTTFASMLFTLYQSPGNGSEVDLATQFEQEAANYAGPKITRTRLAVLAIVGVLVAILIGAAALETVKLEDNVQIMAHRGASSKAPENTLAAFQQAIEDGADWIELDVQETADGQVVIMHDSDFMKLSKNPLKIWDATTDDLKDIDIGTWKSPDFADQRVPTLAEVLALCKDKVGVNIELKYYGHDEMLEQRVADIVDEQGMNDQVMAMSLKREGVEKMKAIRPEWKVGLLMSVAAGNLSKLEADFLAVNASFADVLLIDQAHDNGKQVFVWTVNDAATMSTMMSRGVDGILTDKPELARSVLEQRAAMSTPQRLLLEFSGLLGIEPKVADQ, encoded by the coding sequence ATGAACTCACGGCTCACTGCGACATCGCAGGCATTTTCCTCCTGTTGGAAAACACTTTTCGCGACCGATCTGCTCTACAAGATTCTCGCGTTCATTCTGCTCACTCCCCTGTTGGGTAGCCTGTTCCGATTTCTGCTGGCGACGTTTGGAGATGAAGTTCTCTCGGACGTCGAGATCGCGATGTTTTTTCTCGGCCCGGCAGGCTGGCTGTGTTTGATTGTTGTCGGTTCGCTTTGGCTGGGGATCGTGTTTCTCGAGCAGACCTCGCTACTGGGCATCCTCGCCGCCAAGCATGTTGGGCGAACGGTCACGCCGATCGGCGCCCTGCGATACGCGGTCGCCCATGCGGCAAGCGTCGTGCGGCTGACGATGAGGATCCTTTTACTGATCATTGCTGCCGTGGTACCGTTTCTGGTGGTGGCAGCGATCGTCTACTTCTCGCTGCTCACCGAGTACGACATCAACTACTATCTGAAAGAAAGCCCGCCTGTGTTTCGCATTTCGGTGGGCATCGGTGTTGTGTTGGCGATCGGGCTGGTCAGTGTACTGTTGTGGATGATTACCAGTTACTTCTTCGCCCTGCCGCTGCTCTTGTTCGAGCAACGCAGTCCGTCCGAGGCGCTGCAAGAAAGTCGCCGCCGTGTGCTTGGCCACAAGCGAATTATCTTCGCCTGGCTGGTCGGTTGGGCCGTGGCCATCGTGATCGTCTCGGCGATTGCCTCGGCGATTGTCACCTGGTGCAGTCAGCAGTTGATGCCGGATTCGACGACGTCGCTACATTGGCTGGTCGTGGCGATCGGTGTTTCGATGTTGCTGCTAACCGTGGTCAACCTGGCCAGCAACCTGCTGGGCACGACGACCTTCGCGTCGATGCTGTTCACGTTGTACCAATCGCCAGGAAACGGTTCCGAGGTCGACCTGGCCACCCAGTTCGAACAGGAAGCGGCCAACTACGCAGGCCCCAAGATCACCCGCACTCGCCTGGCCGTGCTCGCGATCGTTGGCGTTCTGGTCGCCATCTTGATCGGGGCCGCCGCGCTCGAGACCGTTAAGCTGGAAGACAACGTGCAGATCATGGCCCACCGGGGTGCTTCCAGCAAAGCCCCTGAGAACACGCTGGCAGCGTTTCAGCAGGCGATTGAAGACGGAGCCGACTGGATCGAACTCGACGTGCAGGAAACGGCCGACGGGCAGGTCGTCATCATGCACGACAGCGACTTCATGAAGCTCAGCAAGAACCCGCTCAAAATCTGGGATGCCACCACGGATGATCTGAAGGACATCGATATTGGCACGTGGAAATCACCCGACTTCGCCGACCAGCGCGTGCCGACGCTCGCCGAAGTGCTGGCCCTGTGCAAAGACAAGGTCGGGGTGAATATCGAGCTGAAGTATTACGGTCACGACGAGATGCTCGAGCAACGCGTGGCCGATATCGTCGACGAGCAGGGGATGAACGATCAGGTCATGGCCATGTCGCTCAAGCGAGAGGGCGTCGAGAAGATGAAGGCCATTCGCCCCGAGTGGAAAGTGGGCCTGCTCATGTCGGTTGCGGCCGGCAACCTGAGCAAGCTGGAAGCCGACTTCCTGGCCGTCAACGCCAGCTTTGCCGACGTGCTGCTGATCGATCAAGCTCACGATAACGGCAAACAGGTGTTCGTCTGGACGGTCAACGATGCGGCAACCATGTCGACTATGATGAGCCGCGGCGTCGACGGCATTCTGACCGACAAGCCCGAGCTCGCCCGGTCGGTCCTCGAGCAGCGCGCCGCGATGAGCACTCCACAGCGACTGCTGCTGGAGTTCTCAGGCCTCTTGGGCATCGAGCCGAAAGTAGCGGATCAATAG
- a CDS encoding YncE family protein produces MTQKRLLSNLLVILVLLIGTAPIQAEHSHNTPIMRIVWQDREAKTLRWGQFSQGDSQIEFTKHDSIEGFPQLDTKRNELVQMERIGRVVVVGIRDDDDGQYQSGWAALDMGVRSHSHGDHDDHVYREPPHVLASVVDQSQGNPAHLYQYDGMFYLANDKLNGFTKLDPLHLLRQDDQQHGHFYRGGGGHITLATVGGKIAYSTWAARDEENNGRIDVSDLTKSGEDAIAYSYQLPVGGLHGATAAGRRVFFAPSDGIYYIDADVNLKHSAESIEMHHLSLGKDEQSDKPNRTGAFTTHRDWVLCTTGKHAAAALCLIDASAEAPSVIKLPIDTLDGLSLTTPTAVVTAAGKNYAFLFQDRKEGDLAEQLVIVDLDPNADRDLSDAQMVKQLPIGPSQVTGHYGHHEIDFDADGRWAVVTNPGSGKLQLLSLADLEFHGEYEVGGMPTKVLCVGGKPTHH; encoded by the coding sequence ATGACTCAGAAACGACTGCTCTCGAACTTGCTTGTGATCCTTGTCCTGCTGATTGGCACCGCGCCGATTCAAGCCGAACATTCCCATAACACGCCCATCATGCGAATTGTCTGGCAGGACCGCGAAGCGAAGACACTCCGTTGGGGTCAGTTCTCCCAGGGCGACTCGCAGATCGAGTTCACCAAGCACGATTCCATTGAAGGCTTCCCGCAGCTCGATACCAAACGGAATGAACTGGTTCAGATGGAGCGTATCGGCCGTGTGGTGGTCGTGGGGATTCGAGACGATGACGATGGCCAGTATCAAAGTGGATGGGCGGCACTCGACATGGGTGTGCGGAGCCATTCGCACGGCGATCACGACGACCATGTCTACCGCGAACCACCCCACGTGCTTGCCAGCGTGGTCGATCAGTCGCAGGGAAACCCGGCTCATCTGTATCAATACGACGGCATGTTTTACCTGGCCAACGACAAGCTCAATGGCTTCACCAAGCTCGATCCACTGCACCTGCTGCGGCAAGATGATCAGCAGCACGGTCACTTTTATCGCGGCGGTGGTGGACACATCACGTTGGCGACCGTCGGAGGAAAGATCGCTTACTCGACGTGGGCTGCTCGTGATGAAGAGAACAACGGCCGCATCGATGTGAGTGACCTAACCAAGTCAGGCGAAGACGCAATCGCTTATTCGTACCAGCTGCCGGTCGGAGGTCTCCATGGTGCGACGGCCGCCGGACGCCGTGTCTTCTTCGCGCCTTCGGATGGGATCTATTACATCGATGCCGATGTGAACTTGAAGCATTCCGCTGAAAGCATCGAGATGCATCATCTGTCTCTGGGAAAAGATGAGCAGTCCGATAAGCCGAATCGTACCGGTGCATTCACTACGCATCGCGATTGGGTGCTTTGCACGACCGGCAAGCACGCCGCGGCGGCGCTCTGTCTGATCGATGCATCCGCCGAAGCGCCTTCGGTCATCAAGTTGCCGATTGACACGCTGGATGGGCTTTCGCTCACGACACCCACAGCCGTGGTGACCGCAGCCGGCAAGAATTACGCGTTTCTGTTCCAAGATCGGAAAGAAGGGGATCTTGCCGAACAGTTGGTAATCGTCGATCTCGATCCCAACGCCGACCGCGACCTGAGTGATGCCCAAATGGTGAAGCAACTACCGATCGGACCGAGCCAGGTCACGGGTCACTATGGCCATCACGAGATCGATTTCGATGCCGACGGCCGCTGGGCCGTGGTTACCAACCCAGGCAGCGGCAAGCTGCAGCTTCTATCCCTTGCCGATCTCGAATTTCACGGCGAGTACGAAGTCGGCGGCATGCCGACCAAAGTGCTGTGCGTAGGTGGCAAACCGACGCATCACTAA
- a CDS encoding carboxypeptidase-like regulatory domain-containing protein produces the protein MHRFAPTQWTLLAFVLIGCGPPPTIPGGTPGKLHSEGEPLREVRLTVYDHDGHPQAFAVSDRQGNFQLRKEATLEGVHLPPGSYRVTIESAGEFRMLWPKAYRSPDKSPLKIDWTAEQTEIDLDVPAPKLAL, from the coding sequence ATGCATCGCTTTGCACCCACACAGTGGACACTGCTCGCCTTCGTACTGATCGGTTGCGGGCCACCTCCCACAATTCCCGGAGGCACGCCTGGCAAGCTGCATAGTGAAGGTGAGCCTCTGCGTGAAGTTCGCTTGACCGTCTACGACCACGACGGCCACCCCCAGGCATTCGCCGTGAGCGATCGCCAGGGGAACTTCCAGCTTCGCAAGGAGGCGACGCTGGAAGGCGTTCATCTGCCACCAGGCAGCTACCGCGTAACGATTGAATCGGCTGGCGAGTTCCGCATGCTCTGGCCCAAAGCCTACCGCTCGCCGGACAAGTCTCCCTTAAAAATCGATTGGACGGCAGAACAAACCGAGATCGATCTCGATGTGCCTGCTCCGAAGTTAGCGCTTTAA
- a CDS encoding DUF1559 domain-containing protein — MRSRHAFTLVELLVVIAIIGILIALLLPAVQQAREAARRIQCQNNLKQLGLAMHNYHDTHRKFPLISSTSTGFSTQAQILPFIEQGNLHDLIDFSEPLMLGSGPWVTLNPVHAGIQARPLEMFLCPSDSGDPLTYDGTDTWAGTNYMVNVGSGDGLNYCEACDPNGLFWRGSNTAFRDITDGTSHTILMAETLFGGRDQVSTTVLTDPQRQIKRVSGGAPGSKTAEDIDAASASSYSGTRAGSWIRTTGYHITINGFYPPNSRKPDASHHGYIVSSSRSDHPGGTQIVLADGSVSFVTETIDLSTWRALFSRSGGEVPQPY, encoded by the coding sequence ATGCGTTCACGACATGCGTTCACGCTCGTCGAGCTGCTGGTGGTCATCGCCATCATCGGTATTTTGATTGCCTTACTGCTGCCGGCCGTGCAACAAGCACGCGAGGCGGCTCGTCGAATTCAATGCCAGAACAACCTCAAGCAGTTGGGACTGGCTATGCACAACTATCACGACACCCACAGGAAGTTTCCGCTCATTTCATCCACCAGTACGGGCTTCTCGACCCAGGCGCAGATCTTGCCATTTATCGAGCAAGGCAACCTGCACGATCTGATCGACTTCAGCGAGCCGCTCATGCTAGGTAGTGGCCCGTGGGTCACGTTGAACCCTGTGCATGCTGGCATTCAAGCTCGTCCACTCGAGATGTTTTTGTGCCCATCCGACAGTGGTGACCCCCTCACATACGACGGGACCGATACGTGGGCCGGCACCAACTACATGGTCAACGTGGGAAGCGGCGACGGGCTGAACTACTGCGAAGCCTGCGATCCGAACGGTCTGTTTTGGCGGGGTAGTAATACGGCGTTTCGCGACATTACCGATGGCACCAGCCACACCATTTTGATGGCCGAAACGTTGTTTGGTGGTCGCGATCAGGTTTCAACGACGGTGCTGACCGACCCACAGCGGCAGATCAAGCGGGTCAGTGGGGGCGCGCCGGGATCGAAGACGGCCGAAGATATCGATGCCGCATCGGCTTCCAGCTACAGCGGAACGCGGGCCGGCTCGTGGATTCGGACGACCGGTTATCACATCACGATCAACGGTTTCTATCCACCCAACAGCCGCAAGCCTGATGCCTCGCATCACGGGTACATCGTTTCCAGCAGCCGCAGCGATCACCCCGGAGGAACGCAAATCGTGCTCGCCGATGGAAGCGTCAGCTTCGTGACCGAAACAATCGATCTATCCACCTGGCGAGCTCTGTTCAGTCGCAGCGGTGGCGAAGTACCTCAGCCCTATTAA